In a single window of the Flavobacterium sp. W4I14 genome:
- a CDS encoding circadian clock protein KaiC (product_source=KO:K08482; cath_funfam=3.40.50.300; cog=COG0467; ko=KO:K08482; pfam=PF06745; smart=SM00382,SM00503; superfamily=46589,52540): MAKSKNQRETRSTGTIPKTLTGISGLDEITLGGLPSGRPTLVCGEAGSGKTLFSIEFIVKGAMDYGEPGVFMAFEEKAEELKANVASLGFDLEQLEKDKKIRLDYVHIDRSEIEETGEYDLEGLFIRLGYAIDSIGAKRVALDTIENLFAGLNNTAVLRAEIRRLFQFLKSKGVTAVITGERGGNGLTRQGLEEYVSDCVILLDHRIINQISTRRLRVVKYRGSVHGTNEYPFLIDDEGISVLPVTSLQLNHEVSTKSLPSGIASLDKMLGNSGFYKGSSILVSGTAGTGKTSIAATFANAACLRGEKCLFFAFEESPKQIIRNMRSIGIDLQKHLKEGTLEFYASRPTLYGLEMHLVAIHKAIKKSRPSVVILDPITNLITIGSVSDVKTMLVRLIDFLQAEQITVMFTALTLNNIVNEQTDEGVSSLVDAWLLIRDIESNGERNRGLYIMKSRGMKHSNQIREFVITDKGLDLVDVYLTEDGVLTGSAREARMLMEQTGEVIHAQAVSRKDRELERKRKILESKIESLRSEYESAEEELNKVYVEEALKKQIMGETISKIADLRRGDDGGKEKNVNKKNK, encoded by the coding sequence ATGGCTAAATCAAAAAATCAACGGGAAACGCGCTCAACTGGTACAATTCCTAAAACACTTACCGGCATTTCCGGACTTGATGAGATTACATTAGGCGGGCTGCCTTCGGGAAGACCTACACTCGTTTGTGGAGAGGCTGGCTCTGGCAAAACACTTTTTTCCATAGAGTTCATTGTAAAAGGAGCTATGGATTATGGCGAACCAGGAGTATTTATGGCTTTTGAGGAAAAGGCCGAAGAACTTAAAGCGAACGTAGCATCACTTGGCTTTGATCTGGAACAGTTAGAAAAGGATAAGAAGATAAGGTTGGATTACGTGCATATTGACCGCTCAGAAATTGAGGAAACCGGAGAGTATGACCTGGAGGGGCTTTTTATCCGTTTGGGATACGCAATCGACAGTATAGGTGCAAAAAGGGTAGCACTTGATACCATCGAGAACCTTTTCGCGGGATTAAATAATACGGCAGTGCTGCGGGCAGAGATCAGGAGACTTTTTCAGTTTCTAAAATCTAAAGGTGTCACAGCCGTCATAACAGGTGAACGTGGAGGAAATGGTCTTACCCGCCAAGGGCTTGAAGAGTACGTGTCAGACTGTGTTATTTTACTTGATCATAGGATTATTAACCAAATCTCCACCAGGAGGCTTAGGGTTGTAAAATACCGTGGATCGGTTCATGGAACCAATGAATATCCCTTTCTGATCGATGATGAAGGCATCTCAGTGCTTCCTGTTACCTCTCTGCAGCTAAATCATGAGGTTTCCACAAAAAGCTTGCCCTCAGGTATTGCTTCGCTGGATAAAATGCTGGGAAATTCCGGCTTTTATAAAGGGAGCAGTATTCTGGTTTCAGGCACGGCCGGCACGGGTAAGACCAGTATAGCGGCAACATTCGCCAATGCGGCCTGCCTTAGGGGAGAGAAATGCCTTTTCTTTGCTTTCGAAGAATCCCCAAAACAGATCATCAGAAACATGCGTTCTATTGGTATAGATCTTCAAAAACACCTTAAGGAAGGAACGCTCGAGTTTTACGCCTCACGCCCTACCTTGTACGGACTGGAGATGCATCTGGTGGCGATCCATAAAGCAATCAAAAAGTCCAGGCCATCTGTTGTTATACTTGACCCGATTACCAACCTGATCACGATAGGATCGGTTAGTGATGTTAAAACCATGCTCGTGCGCCTGATCGATTTTCTGCAGGCCGAACAGATTACGGTCATGTTTACAGCCCTCACCCTTAATAATATAGTTAATGAACAGACCGATGAAGGGGTTTCTTCGCTTGTTGATGCCTGGCTTTTAATCCGTGATATCGAAAGCAATGGTGAACGGAACCGTGGATTGTATATCATGAAGTCAAGAGGAATGAAACATTCAAACCAGATACGCGAATTTGTGATTACAGATAAGGGACTGGACCTGGTGGATGTATATCTGACCGAGGATGGCGTGCTTACCGGCTCAGCGCGGGAAGCAAGGATGCTTATGGAGCAGACTGGCGAAGTTATCCACGCCCAGGCTGTAAGCCGTAAGGACCGTGAACTCGAACGCAAACGGAAAATTTTAGAATCAAAGATCGAAAGTTTAAGATCCGAATATGAATCAGCAGAAGAGGAACTCAATAAAGTTTATGTTGAGGAGGCTTTAAAAAAACAGATCATGGGCGAAACGATAAGCAAAATTGCAGATCTGCGCAGGGGAGATGATGGTGGGAAAGAAAAAAATGTAAACAAAAAAAATAAATAG
- a CDS encoding circadian clock protein KaiB (product_source=KO:K08481; cath_funfam=3.40.30.10; ko=KO:K08481; pfam=PF07689; smart=SM01248; superfamily=52833): protein MGKAYELRLYVAGKTNKSVVALENLKKLCEEHLKGKYSIEVIDLLEKPQLAEGDQIFAIPTLVKKVPEPVRKIIGDLSNEEKVLVGLDIRTKINN from the coding sequence GTGGGGAAAGCATATGAACTCCGGCTATATGTGGCCGGCAAAACCAATAAATCGGTAGTCGCACTGGAAAACCTGAAAAAGCTCTGCGAGGAGCATTTGAAAGGAAAATATAGTATTGAGGTGATCGATCTTTTGGAAAAACCACAGCTGGCTGAAGGTGATCAGATATTTGCCATTCCGACACTGGTAAAAAAAGTGCCTGAACCGGTCCGCAAAATTATAGGTGACCTTTCAAATGAGGAAAAGGTGCTGGTGGGACTGGACATACGTACAAAGATTAATAATTAA
- a CDS encoding circadian clock protein KaiB (product_source=KO:K08481; cath_funfam=3.40.30.10; ko=KO:K08481; pfam=PF07689; smart=SM01248; superfamily=52833), with product MPIGNPDHPDSTQSDDFFSLRLFIAGASPVSARAVVNIRAICEEFIAGRYELDIIDAHQQPLLVQQEDVTAIPMLIKKSPVPIKKLIGDCSDRAKVLKGLGISY from the coding sequence ATGCCGATAGGAAACCCCGATCATCCAGATAGTACCCAAAGCGACGATTTTTTTTCGCTTAGGCTTTTCATTGCAGGTGCATCACCAGTTTCCGCAAGGGCAGTTGTCAACATCCGCGCAATATGCGAGGAATTTATTGCCGGCAGGTATGAGCTGGATATCATTGATGCACATCAGCAGCCCTTGTTAGTGCAGCAGGAAGATGTGACGGCCATCCCGATGTTGATCAAAAAATCGCCAGTTCCCATCAAAAAGCTGATCGGGGACTGCTCTGACCGTGCGAAAGTATTGAAAGGTTTGGGTATCAGTTATTAA
- a CDS encoding hypothetical protein (product_source=Hypo-rule applied), with amino-acid sequence MKNYIDPEEEDNKDENGNEQSRISPNEEKEADDNEVQRGLTGEIDDEDDVGGDLAGNAGGNA; translated from the coding sequence ATGAAAAATTACATCGATCCAGAAGAGGAAGACAACAAAGATGAAAACGGCAATGAACAATCGCGGATAAGTCCCAACGAAGAAAAAGAAGCTGATGATAACGAAGTTCAACGGGGGCTTACCGGTGAAATTGATGATGAAGATGATGTTGGCGGAGATCTTGCCGGGAATGCGGGCGGAAATGCCTAG